From Bdellovibrio sp. KM01:
TCTATAATTGCCTGGGTGGAGCCGCCGCACTTTTAGGACTTATTAATCCAATGATGGCAGCGATCCTGATGCCGATCAGCTCCGTGTTGATTGTACTAACCTCTCTTTGGGGGATGCGATGAACATTATCATACTGATGATACCAATGGCGTTACTCCTGGGTGTTGGATTCTTGTATGCCTTTTTCTGGGCCAACAAGAAGGGTCAGTTTGATGACCTGGAAACACCCGCTCACCGTATGCTTTTAGATGAAAACGAAAGGACTGAACGTGAACACACAAAGTAATGTCGTCGAAAGAATTATCTACGACGACGATATAGTAAAGAAGTTCGCAATCGCTACCATGATATGGGCTGTGGCTGCATTTCTTTTTGGCGTTATCGCTGCTATCCAAATTCCTTGGTGGCCGGCGAACTTGAATTTAGAATGGATTACCTTTGGCCGACTGAGACCGCTGCACACCAACGCTGCGATCTTTGCCTTCGGTGGTAATGCGATCTTTGCCGGGATCTATCATTCTTCTCAGCGCCTGCTTAAAGCGCGCATGTTCTCGGATCTTTTGTCCCGCATGCACTTTTGGGGCTGGCAACTTATCATCGTTGCGGCCGCGATCACTTTGCCATTGGGGTACTCCCAAGCCAAAGAATATGCTGAGCTGGAATGGCCGATCGATATCGCCATTGCGGTGGTGTGGGTGATCTTTGCCGTGAACTTCTTTATGACGATACATCGTCGTCGGGAAAAACATCTGTATGTGGCTTTGTGGTTCTATATTTCCACAATCATCACTGTGGCGGTTTTGCACATCGTGAACTCGATTGAGATTCCCGTGGATTTCATGAAGTCCTTCCCGGTCTATGCCGGAATTCAAGATGCCATGGTTCAATGGTGGTACGGTCATAATGCCGTGGCCTTTTTCCTGACCACACCATTTTTGGGTTTGATGTATTACTATGTTCCGAAAGCAGCGAACCGCCCGGTGTATTCGTACCGCCTGTCGATCGTGCATTTTTGGTCTTTGGTATTCATCTATATCTGGGCCGGCCCCCATCACTTGCTGTACACTTCGATGCCGGAGTGGGCGCAAACATTGGGAATGATTTTCTCGGTCATGCTCTGGGCTCCATCATGGGGTGGTATGATCAATGGTCTTTTGACTTTGAAAGGTTCCTGGAACTTGCTCCGCACCCAACCGCTGCTTAAATTCTTTGTCGCAGCGCTAACGTTCTATGGTATGTCGACTTTCGAAGGTCCACTTCTTTCAATCAAATCAGTAAGCGCTCTTGGACATTACACTGACTGGATCATTGGACACGTTCATTCGGGCACATTAGGTTGGAATGGTTTCTTAACGTTCGGTATTTTGTATTACATGATTCCACGCTTGTGGAAGACCGAGCTTTATTCCAAAAAGCTTTTAGAAAACCATTTCTGGATGGGTCTTCTTGGCGTCATCATGTATTACGTGTCGATGGTCGTGGCAGGTATCACTCAAGGTTTGATGTGGAGAGCTGTAAATAAAGACGGCACTCTGGTTTACCCGGACTTTATCGAAACAGTGGTGCGTATCATTCCACTTTATTGGGTGCGTGCTTTAGGTGGAATGCTCTTCCTGATTGGTTTCTTGTTGATGTGCTACAACATCTACATGACGATCAAACTGGCTCCAAAACAAGTCAAAGAAGAAGCCGTTGAAGTCACTCGCACGGGTTACAACGAGATTCCAGGCACAGGACACCGTAAATTGGAAGGTATGGGCTTCGTGTTCTCGGTCTTGGCATTCCTGGCCATCGCTGTGGGATCGTTTATTGAAATTTATCCAACACTGTCTTTGCATAAGTACATCACACCGACAAACGTGACCGAGCCCTATACGGCATTGGAAATCGCAGGTCGCAGTATTTATCAAAAAGAAGGTTGCTACGTCTGCCACTCGCAACAGATTCGTCCGATTGTTTCTGAAGTCCTTCGTTACGGAAATGCTTCAACAATTGAAGAATCCATGTGGGATCACCCTTTCCAATGGGGTTCAAAGCGTACCGGCCCTGATCTGGCTCGCGTCGGTAAGAAATATCCAAACTTGTGGCACTTCAGTCACATGATGGATCCTCGCACTGTCACTCCAGCGAGTATCATGCCGAACTATCCATGGCTTGCGGATAAAGACACAGACTTCCTGCGCCTGCGCAAAGAATTGTCTGTCCTAAGAAGATTAGGTGTGCCGTATGACGACGACACAGTCGCCAATGCCGATGGGATCGCTCAAAAACAGGCAAAAGAAATCGCAGCGGATATTGAAGCGAATGGTGGCCCAAAAGGCATGGAGAAAAAAGAAATCATCGCCCTGATCGCCTACCTTCAAGCCCTGGGTCAGAAAGGAAAAGCACAATGAAACAAGAAGGATTAAAATACTTCACGGATCTTCATTTAACTTCTATTGGTCTGATGATTTTTTTCGTGTTCTTTATTTGTGTATTGGTTTGGGTATTTCGCAAAAACAGCAAGCACTTCTACAATGAAATGCAGAATATGCCTTTGAGAGATCAGGAGTTCACAGATGCAAGACAATAACAATCCAAATCCAGAAGGCTATAAACAGCT
This genomic window contains:
- the ccoN gene encoding cytochrome-c oxidase, cbb3-type subunit I, with the translated sequence MIWAVAAFLFGVIAAIQIPWWPANLNLEWITFGRLRPLHTNAAIFAFGGNAIFAGIYHSSQRLLKARMFSDLLSRMHFWGWQLIIVAAAITLPLGYSQAKEYAELEWPIDIAIAVVWVIFAVNFFMTIHRRREKHLYVALWFYISTIITVAVLHIVNSIEIPVDFMKSFPVYAGIQDAMVQWWYGHNAVAFFLTTPFLGLMYYYVPKAANRPVYSYRLSIVHFWSLVFIYIWAGPHHLLYTSMPEWAQTLGMIFSVMLWAPSWGGMINGLLTLKGSWNLLRTQPLLKFFVAALTFYGMSTFEGPLLSIKSVSALGHYTDWIIGHVHSGTLGWNGFLTFGILYYMIPRLWKTELYSKKLLENHFWMGLLGVIMYYVSMVVAGITQGLMWRAVNKDGTLVYPDFIETVVRIIPLYWVRALGGMLFLIGFLLMCYNIYMTIKLAPKQVKEEAVEVTRTGYNEIPGTGHRKLEGMGFVFSVLAFLAIAVGSFIEIYPTLSLHKYITPTNVTEPYTALEIAGRSIYQKEGCYVCHSQQIRPIVSEVLRYGNASTIEESMWDHPFQWGSKRTGPDLARVGKKYPNLWHFSHMMDPRTVTPASIMPNYPWLADKDTDFLRLRKELSVLRRLGVPYDDDTVANADGIAQKQAKEIAADIEANGGPKGMEKKEIIALIAYLQALGQKGKAQ
- a CDS encoding cbb3-type cytochrome c oxidase subunit 3; translated protein: MKQEGLKYFTDLHLTSIGLMIFFVFFICVLVWVFRKNSKHFYNEMQNMPLRDQEFTDARQ
- the ccoS gene encoding cbb3-type cytochrome oxidase assembly protein CcoS; translation: MNIIILMIPMALLLGVGFLYAFFWANKKGQFDDLETPAHRMLLDENERTEREHTK